The Pectinophora gossypiella chromosome 10, ilPecGoss1.1, whole genome shotgun sequence genome contains a region encoding:
- the LOC126369984 gene encoding TWiK family of potassium channels protein 7 → MDRHHPLHASFHGSMRSRDSSSTAGSDPREKIKDCLRKFIAFMFTQVGVGALVVCYAILGAASFMHIERDSPDQQLEDVRRWRQNCVEKMWQIAETINTLDEPLFKKNVNDILVGYQSNITSAIHTGYNGRSAEDIWSFPAALMYSLSVFTMIGYGNVVPKTVWGKIVTIAYACFGIPIYILYFCNMGKVLAKTFKWLYITAHECSRREDPLFEDGEIQPKRKITVPSTACLWVISFYILTGTIMFGAWEKWNYLDSTYFCVISLCKIGFGDFVPGANIADSAGGSHLKLVINFIYVLLGMGLVAMCYNLMCEDVRVKVRELREDLKNCLDDITLKITVCMNDTKYYHKQNRHK, encoded by the coding sequence ATGGACCGACATCACCCCCTGCATGCGAGTTTCCACGGCTCCATGAGGAGCAGGGACTCCTCATCGACAGCCGGTAGTGATCCGAGAGAAAAAATCAAAGACTGCCTTCGAAAATTCATAGCGTTTATGTTTACACAAGTGGGTGTTGGTGCTCTCGTCGTCTGCTATGCAATACTCGGTGCAGCAAGCTTCATGCACATAGAAAGGGATAGTCCTGACCAGCAACTGGAAGATGTGAGACGTTGGAGACAGAACTGTGTGGAAAAAATGTGGCAAATAGCTGAAACTATTAACACTCTTGACGAACCACTGTTCAAGAAGAACGTAAATGATATTCTTGTTGGTTACCAAAGCAACATCACTTCAGCAATTCATACTGGGTATAATGGAAGATCTGCTGAAGACATCTGGTCTTTTCCTGCTGCATTAATGTACTCTTTATCTGTCTTCACAATGATTGGTTATGGCAATGTTGTACCTAAAACGGTATGGGGTAAAATCGTGACCATTGCTTACGCTTGTTTCGGAATACCAATTTACATTCTATACTTCTGCAACATGGGGAAAGTTTTAGCGAAAACTTTTAAATGGTTATACATTACTGCACATGAATGTAGTAGAAGAGAGGACCCATTGTTTGAAGATGGTGAAATACAGCCAAAACGAAAGATCACCGTACCATCAACTGCATGTTTGTGGGTGATTTCCTTCTACATCCTCACAGGAACAATAATGTTTGGAGCTTGGGAGAAATGGAACTATTTAGACTCTACATACTTCTGTGTTATCAGTTTATGTAAGATTGGATTCGGGGATTTTGTACCTGGAGCGAACATAGCTGATTCGGCAGGTGGTTCGCATTTAAAGCTTGTTATAAACTTTATCTACGTATTACTGGGTATGGGGTTGGTTGCAATGTGTTATAACCTCATGTGTGAAGACGTACGTGTGAAGGTCAGAGAACTAAGAGAAGACCTGAAGAACTGCTTGGATGACATCACTCTGAAAATTACAGTGTGTATGAATGATACGAAGTattatcataaacaaaacaggcataaataa